One genomic window of Magnolia sinica isolate HGM2019 chromosome 3, MsV1, whole genome shotgun sequence includes the following:
- the LOC131239689 gene encoding pirin-like protein → MLKREREMLRSINSNLLFHVSQTTKKQQSNIRKKMSRADQSPCFERPRNVVKRVLAKPQHEGEGAVVRRSIGRMELKQLDPFLMLDEFSVSAPAGFPDHPHRGFETVTYMLQGAFTHQDFAGHKGTIRTGDLQWMTAGRGIIHSEMPAGEGIQRGLQLWINLSSKDKMIEPRYQELQSEDITRVEKDGVDVRIIAGEAMGARSPVYTRTPTMFLDFTLKPGAQLHQHIPDAWNSFVYVIEGEAIFGNSSSSPAAAHYVLVLSLGDGLSVWNKSGRPVRFVLIGGQPLNEPVVQYGPFVMNTQAEIDQTIEDYQFSRNGFEKAKHWKSHP, encoded by the exons atgttgaagagagagagagagatgctgagGTCTATAAATTCCAACCTCCTATTTCATGTTTCCCAAACAACAAAAAAACAGCAATCCAACATTAGAAAGAAGATGTCTAGAGCAGATCAGAGCCCTTGTTTTGAAAGGCCCAGGAATGTGGTGAAGAGGGTCTTAGCCAAGCCTCAGCATGAAGGAGAAGGAGCTGTTGTTAGAAGAAGCATTGGAAg GATGGAATTGAAGCAATTGGATCCTTTTCTCATGTTGGATGAATTCTCAG TGTCTGCTCCTGCTGGATTTCCTGACCACCCACATAGAG GTTTCGAGACGGTTACATACATGTTGCAGGGAGCTTTCACTCATCAAGACTTCGCCGGCCACAAAGGCACCATCAGAACTGGTGATTTGCAG TGGATGACTGCTGGTAGAGGGATAATTCACTCAGAGATGCCTGCAGGAGAAGGAATTCAAAGGGGTTTGCAGCTGTGGATCAATCTCTCTTCCAAAGACAAAAT GATCGAGCCTCGATATCAAGAATTGCAAAGTGAGGACATCACTCGGGTGGAGAAGGATGGTGTAGATGTCCGAATTATAGCAGGAGAGGCGATGGGAGCTCGGTCTCCTGTCTATACCAGGACACCGACAATGTTCCTGGACTTCACACTAAAACCAGGAGCCCAATTGCACCAACACATCCCCGATGCGTGGAACTCATTTGTGTATGTAATTGAAGGGGAGGCCATTTTCGGCAACTCAAGCTCATCGCCCGCTGCAGCCCACTACGTCCTGGTCTTAAGCCTGGGAGATGGGCTCAGTGTGTGGAACAAATCAGGCAGGCCTGTGAGATTCGTTCTCATCGGCGGGCAGCCTCTCAACGAACCAGTCGTTCAGTATGGCCCGTTCGTGATGAACACGCAGGCAGAGATTGACCAGACAATCGAGGACTATCAGTTCAGTAGGAATggatttgaaaaggccaagcactGGAAATCTCATCCTTGA